The Triticum aestivum cultivar Chinese Spring chromosome 4B, IWGSC CS RefSeq v2.1, whole genome shotgun sequence sequence tggatctgggcggcgggGTTCGGGGCTGTGACCTCTGTTAGGCGTGGCGTGGTGTTCCCGTGGCTCTGCTGCGACTCGCTCCGGGGGGTGGTTGGCTAGCGGTGGGTTGGTGGTGCTGGCTGGCGGCGCCCGGAGCGCGGATCCGGGGATCTCGGTCCGGATCTGGTGCGTCTTCGACGCTGGCCAGCGTGGTGCTCACGGCAGGGAGTGCGGCGGTTGTCTCCGGATCCTTGCGTGGAGCGTAGCAGGTTCGAGGGTGTAGGTGGTGCACCGGcactggcggtggcggcggcgcgagtgcagccatggcggcggcggcgctgcgaggCCTTGCCAGGAAGGGTCTTGGCGGGCAGCGGGCGTTCGGTTGCTGCCGTGTGAGGCGTGCGGCGATGCCTCGGCGGTGTGGGTGCCGGCGTGTGGTCAGAGGTGCGAGTCGGATCCATTCTGGTGGCAGTCCCTTGGTGCGGGTGAAGGCCGCCGTGGTGGAACTGGCTTTGCACCGGTCGGTGGTTGTTGCGGCTCCTAGTCGATGTTGAAGGGGATGGCTTTTGGCGTGTTCCCTCGGCAGTGAGGGGGGCTTCGATGGCAAGTTGTTGCGGTGACAGCGGTGCGAGGCATCTGATCGGGACTGGCCGGGATCTTGGAGACGTGGAGATGTGCAGTACTACGGATGAAAATCCTGTTCGGTTGCGGCCGAACCGGCATTTATGGCACCTGCGGGTGTCATTCACCTTCCTGGAGGCTTCGTCGAGTGCAACACCATCTTCCTCGCGACCTCGTATCGGCAACTGTCTCCGGGGCGAAAGCCTTGATTCGTAGGATCGGCATGATGGCAACGTCTTTGAGGTTGTTACTCTGTTGGGAGCATTGTGCTGGGAGACTCAAGGTCCCATGATGCGCTCCTCCGGTGTTCACCGTTGCCCGGATCTTTCTCCTCCGACGCCATGTACGGTCGTCGCTGGCTAATCCAAGGAAGCTGGAGTTGCTGTTAATCGGAGGTCTTCAGTGTCGGCCGAGACGCGGCGAGGGGCTTGGTGTTGGGCAGGCTTTTTGTGTCTTAGCTGTGTTGTTGTGTTTGGTTGTCCTTGTTCGTATCGAGTGTGGAGTTGGTCACATTCGTTGTTCGCAACGAGTGGTAGACGTTGTTGTATGTCTTATTTCTcttcttctataaagctaaggtacgcaatTTGCGTACCCTCGGAAAAAAAAGCGAAGAGCCAAAGACTCCCAGGGGCGACTCGGGtggcgaaaccctagccgccacccaagccgcctccctcccctcgccgccgccggaggatgcCGGCGGGCGAAGCCCACGTCGGTGGACGGCGGCGGTGGGGCCCTTGTTCGCATGCTCGCGCGCAGGTGTTGGGCGCGCTGGAGCGGCGGGAGCGTGCGGTGGCGTGGCGGACGGCGGTCTGCGCGCAGGGGAGGTCGAGATGNNNNNNNNNNNNNNNNNNNNNNNNNNNNNNNNNNNNNNNNNNNNNNNNNNNNNNNNNNNNNNNNNNNNNNNNNNNNNNNNNNNNNNNNNNNNNNNNNNNNNNNNNNNNNNNNNNNNNNNNNNNNNNNNNNNNNNNNNNNNNNNNNNNNNNNNNNNNNNNNNNNNNNNNNNNNNNNNNNNNNNNNNNNNNNNNNNNNNNNNNNNNNNNNNNNNNNNNNNNNNNNNNNNNNNNNNNNNNNNNNNNNNNNNNNNNNNNNNNNNNNNNNNNNNNNNNNNNNNNNNNNNNNNNNNNNNNNNNNNNNNNNNNNNNNNNNNNNNNNNNNNNNNNNNNNNNNNNNNNNNNNNNNNNNNNNNNNNNNNNNNNNNNNNNNNNNNNNNNNNNNNNNNNNNNNNNNNNNNNNNNNNNNNNNNNNNNNNNNNNNNNNNNNNNNNNNNNNNNCGACGGCTGGCCGCTGCAGCGAGCGGCAGAGCTGCAGGCGCCCagatctgggccgcgcgggcccgccCTGGCCCGCGTCAACCACTCCGCCCCTGCCCacccttctccctcctcccacccCTCCCGGCCGCCGCCAGTGGTCGCCCGCGACAACTCTGACGGTTGCTGCGATGCTGTGCCCCGGCGGATCCTGGTGGTGGAGGCTGCGGGCCGGCGCAGCGGCGGCGCGGTGCAGGTGACTGCTGTCGCCTGCTGGACGCGCTCCCGGCGGTGGCCGGCCTGCTGGCGCTGCGCTGGCCGGTGCCCATTTCTGCGACTGTCGACGTTCCTAGGCTTCCCTCCTCCATGTGTGTTTGTCTTCTCCGGCGTTCTCTGCCATGTCCGGTCTGAATCTGCATCTGAGGTCCTTGCTCATGGGTCGGGGCGAAATCCCCGCGCGGCGATAGCCTGCGCTGTCAACGGCGACGCCCGAGGGTGCCGtcacctccttggaggcgttggCATGACCCTGACCGGACCTCCTCCTAGAGCACCGGGAGAAATCCTAGGTCCGGCCTCCGGACCGGGCAGCGGCGGCGTCTCAACGCCGTTACCCTCTTGATGGCGCTGCTTTGGTTGCATGCGGAGTTTGATGCGGCAGATGGTGGCTGGCGTCGACGGCTGCACAGGGAGCAGGTCGCAACGTATGCCAGCGTCGGCGCTCCCCCAACGAATGTTACGCCAGTTCCTGCCAGGCCCTGCCTTTCACCCGCCGACTCCTAGGCACATGGGTGTGTGGTACGTTGGTCTGGGCAGTCCTGGAGCTGCAATCGTCCCTGGTGGTGTCTAGCAATGGCGGTGATGCTGCCCTGTTGCTCCGAGTCTCGGCGCCTCGCCATCTTTGGCTGGAGGTCTGGCTGGGCGAGGCCTAATGTCGTTGTGTGTTGTAGTTGAGGGCACCTCCTTACCTACTTGTAGTCGCTTGGTGAggacggtgtgtgtgtgtgtgtgtgtgtgtgtgcgcgcgcgcgcgcgtgtgtgcgtgtgcgtgcgtgtgtgtgtgtgtgtgtgtccctccTTCCTGGAGGTTGTACCCCCGATGTCTTCCTGTTCAATGCAATGAAACGCAAActcttttgcgttttctcgaaaaaaaagggAGAGTAGATTTAAATGAAGATAAAGCATTTTGACCAGTTATTGCATTCACTTCACCTGATTGTAAATCCAGCATTTGACCTAACATATAAGATACATTTACGCCAGCTACTGCAAAAGGATATTCCCATTCAGCTCTCTCACCATCTGCCTTGTGTAATAGCCGATGAAAGGAATCCTGCATGTTAAGCAGGTATTCAGCATTTAACCAGATTGAAATACCAACTAACAGTGGATTTATAAGGAGCAAGTGCCCATGATGAACAGAAACATACTGGGTAATTTCTTGCAAAATATATTAGATTTTCCAAGGACATGAATCCCCCAGACCTGCAAGCATCGGATAGCTCATGAGAACAGTCATCTCAGTTCAAGTGAGTAGTGACGTTGAAAGAGAAAAACAGCAGATAGCTTCTTAAAATATGAATAGTTGAAAAAATGAACCTAAAATCTGTTGCTGGGTCAGAGTTCTGCCAGCCCATTTCCTTCCATAGATCTGATTTCAGAGGAGGAAGTTCTCGGTTAGGATAAGCCAATCTCCAAAGTTCTTTTAGTGCATCCTGTAATGGGAGAAGTAGCATGCCGTTCATGAATATAAGCATATTAACATATTAATGATTTAAACTAGCATTGACTTGCTCAAGAGCAGAAAAAATGCCACATAAACTAGATAAAAGATGAGAACCTGGTGCTTGACAGCGGAACAATCAAATGGCACATTTAATCTTTGTCTCAAGAATTTTAATCTCTCCTCCTATAAAGTAAATTAAAACTGTCAAAAACATAATAACATGTCAAAAGAAATTAAACAAATGTAAACACTGATATAACAATAATGTTGGCGGCATTGCTTCCCTGAAGGAGGTAGAAATTAAGCACACAAGTCAATATCCAAATGATAAAGCACACATGAGAAAATAGCAACAAATGTTCCATCAATATGCCAACATTTTGTTCATGAACGTAAATGCGCAATTAAGTAAGAATATTTTCTATTGTTCACACCCGAAAAGATATTTAGACGAGGGGCAAATTAAACGTTGTGGGGTTCATGAAACAACCAAGTCCTCCAAGAACTTAAGATGTTATAGGCAGGATGGGAAATTGTACCCCGGTTTTCAGCCAAAGGTATCAAATATCTCTAAGAATGTGCATCAAATTACAGGTGGCGCTTAACACACTCCTACTTCATAAATTTGCACTTACAATAAAACCTTTCCGTGTTCAATATACAACATTtcaaacaaagaacacaaaatctGCAGGTGCCACAGTACCTGTAATGGACTGAGGTGAATTAGCATTGTCTGTGCATTTTGTGAACTTTGGGGAGCACGGGAGCAACCAAAGAACCTTGCTAGGAACGAACCAAACTCCGAAATAGCATTTACTGCAAAGAAAAGCAAATCTTCAGAGCATTAAAAGCCTACAAGGAAGAAACGACAATAGCAAGCACAACATATTATTCAGAAAGGTATATCCGCGTAATTTATGCATAAATGAGATGTCAAAAGAAAATTACGCACAAATGATTTCAGCTTAATCAAAATCCTCACTAGCTTATCAGAACCTACACAGTCAATGTTGCAAAAGGGAAGATCATGAAACAGGCATATGTTTTGAAGAACCGGGTACATTAGATTCAAGTGATAGTGAGATGATTGTTTATTCTCAGGTAATAAGTACAGCATGTGGCCTTTCTGGATCGAAGCTAGTGACAATTACCTATCTTTCTTGCAGACTGAGTAATAAAAGTAGATACAATATGCACCCAATGAAGGCACTCGCGTGATTTTCCATCCCAGAAATCCGGTATAGGCTCATACCCCTTCAAGAGACGCAGAATCAAGGACATTAGGAAAACACAGAAAAAAAACGCTGTCAATAACCACAATTCAAGCAATTCAGGGGACGCTACTAACCTCCGATTTATTCCCCTGGGCACTATTTCCTAGAAGAGGTGCTGTGACAGATTCCGGCATTGTTGTTTCCATAtgtctctctctttctttctcggTAGGCCTCCTCCTTATAGCTTTCGAGGCCATTCTACTACTCAGATGATTGCGAAAGGCATGGTACCTGCTAGACAACAACAAGTATAGAACAGTGTGATTCACTCCACTCCATCCAGCAGGAGATAAACAAAACCTACTCCCACCATacagaaatataagagcgtttagatcaggGAGTAGAATTCAATTACATCAAGCAATAATATCCAGTGGCAACAGCTTTAGACCTCTCATTTGGTCCAACACGCACGACCTAATGAACAAAGCTACGGAGCTAGCCAAAATCAGCTCCTGGTTGTCGCCGAGGAGACGGCTAATGGGACAAACTCTACAAGGTTACGAGTTCCGCATCTACTTGGGGCGTGAGCGGTCGCAGATGAGATCGAAGAGGACGAACTGCAGCTAGAGGGAGGGAGACGCTGCATCGCGGCGCGTGGGTTGGGGATCTGCTTACCCCGCGAGCGAAGAGTGCTGTCTGGTAGGGGCGATCGAGATCCGCCTCTGATTTTTCCTTGTGCGGGGAGGGACGAAGTGACGACGGCGCCGGGGTCGGAGGAGGGGAGTCCTCCAGGCTGCGCGCCGGCGATCTGGACAGGATAGGACACTGATTTTCTTTTTTCGTTAGGGGCGTTTCTGATAAATTGTCATTTGACCTTGGAAAAACAAAAATACTAATTCAGTGCATAAAAGGCCACTTGTTCGCGCCACCACGCCGATCACCGACTTTCTTGGGGCTGCACCGTCCCTGTCCTCTTCTCAAACCATCACAAACCGTCCGAATCAAGCAGTCTATGAACATTTCTAACCAATCCCCTGTCCCACGTTAGAGGAGTAAAAATCGATTTTACTTCCTACATGCACCTAAACAATCTCCAATCCGTTGTAGTGGAGTACAAATTATCCTTCGGTGCCTCTCATTTCCCTACATATACTCGGTCATTGCGGCTCTGAGTAAAAGCGGCGCCTCTCCATCGCGTCGCCCCCATCGCTGCATTTTGCCGGCGCGCCTTCCGGCCCCGCCGCTACCTCGTTGACCTCCTTGGCCCTCGCCCCCTTATGCCCGACGTCGAGCCCGTTAGGCCCTCGCTGCCGTCACCAGAATCAAGGTGAAACGTCGCCGCTGTCACCATAGCAATTTGTTGGATTGCTTCGAAACTTCTTCATTTCTGTCAGCCACCGCATCTCACCTTGCTTGCACACCGCTGCAGGTCATTCGCATGTGTCGCCGCCCACCAGTTTGGTCTAAGCGACACCAGCCGGCTGGTGCACCACCACCGCACCACAAGTGTTCGACGAATTCCCTAGGTGCATTCTTTTTGTTACTTTCTTTTCAAACCAGTCGTTTGAATTGGACATAGTCGTTTGAAATGTACAtgaagaggttgagggagatggtctTCGAGGacatgtgtaacgccccggatccattgcgccaggtgtctgccagttattcgccatcattgccatgtcatttacttgcgtgttgcattttgtcatgtcattatgtgcatttcattttgcatacgtgttcgtctcatgcatccgagctttttccccgttgtccgttttgcaatccggcgctcctatgccctccggcgttcccctttcgtctctcgttgtgagtgggtgttaaactttctcggaatggaccgagtcttgccaagcggccttggtatagcaccggtagaccgcctgtcaagtttcgtgccatttggaggtcgtttgatactccaacggttaaccgggtaaccgtaaagcccctctctctttgcagcccaacaccccttccaaactggcacaaaacccatctaactcccctccatgctctcggtcgttcgatcacgatcgcgtggctgaaaaccgctcctcatttggactctcctagctccctctacctataaaactagcccctcccccgaaattcgcgatccaaaccccccgaaaccctagttttcgtcctccgcgccgcgccggacatgtccgcccctagccggacacgtccgccgccgccctcccgtgAATCAGCTCGTGCCACATggcgcgccgccgccgtccgccgcccgcggcccgcgcGGCCCCgctccgcgtcgccgccgccggccgccccgcgGCCTGGCTCCCCGCCGCCGGTCCCGCCCGGCCGCGGCCTCGCTGCCCGTCCGCGCCGGCCAGcgcctgccgccgccccggccgcgcgcgagcccctcgccgccgcccgaggctccccgcctccgcgccgccgtggagtgccgccgccgccccggccgccgtccgccgccgtcggcctcctccgccgccgccacgcgccggaTCTGGGCAGATCCGGCCGGGCCCCTCCTCCGGCGGCTTCCCCGGCCCCGTCCCCGACAACTCCGGCCGCCAGCGcctcggatccggcgagatccgccgccgctttGATTTCCGTGCGAATAAGAGGTTGACCCCGAATTTTTTGCCTAAGTCCCAGATTTTgcacattttcatgccatgttcgtcatgccgtatctctgcatccgtagctccgtttcgtgcgtgtaatatgtcaaattgttcgtctcgtcgagtacatcattccattccattgcataatattcatttgagctcatcttggtgcctgaattatcgttgtaagagtgcttcatgatgttttctgctgtctgttaacagaacgagctcttttgtcatttttgccatgattgatgtgtgcatcctatgaggttgatgtctacatgtgtcttgatctatgctatgtcttctttacagtggtgcttgctATGCATTTTTGTGgtcaatatggtgactagcacaagcatgcaaagtagacaTCGTGATGTTACTGTTTTagtccatgttctgctgttattttgatgccatgtaaacatgatgctacagagagatacatgcatattttgagatacttcagtaaggatgttttgaacaataggttattgtctatccattcacgcccttggttgcaattatggagtagtctagcatgtcattttcgtgctcttcttttgctttaaaatgtttcctggcagattgtttacgtgttattcaatttggccaaggttgctatagttgatccttgcatgctatggacttgttcttgacttggtttgtttcacaaacatgtcttcttgatgatgctatgcttatcttgtcatgcaatgacttgtgatgagtgaatcgagcttgttaagtagtgttcatgctattactgttttgctaggctgaatctgttatttcgtgatgctatataaacatgttgctactaatcattctatgcataatctggagatgttctataaatatgttttgatctacatgtcatcctctatccatccatgctcctggttgcatttatagcttgctgtagcttgttgtttccttgctccaaagttgcttcataatgttgctgtcagcctgttaacattaagttcacttgttcccatggttgttcctagtgttccatgcaccctatgaccttgctattgccatgcttagcttcacaaacatgtcttcttactgttggttgccttgccatgccatgtattgacctgtagtgagttgcacaagctcatctacatgccttcataattatgttcctgccatgtatgaatctatattataacttgctatgtttacgtgggtgccatcatattttctgatactttttggcttatggtcagtaagggtcttttgatctatgcatttagtagattcatgccatgcctttgtttgccattataagttcttgtaacatgttgtttgatagctctgaacattgcatcgtgatgttattttctgcaaagtctgaattgttataacttgcaatcttatcatgtgtgtttgagcatgttctagtgatttctagagatagctcagtgttcatgttttgctgagctttacctgtacatcatgcccatgtctttttttccatgttggggtgctgtagcatgttgttttggtgcttgcaatatgcctagttgctgttttggacaacttgtcctttaaacttgtatggagtgtatgtgtttgaaccgttgctccgttttgagtgtgctctatatgaacttgcttagaattgcatgtagtttcatattatcatgttgcatccttgttttgaagtgtttgcttgatgtttgggtgcattttgcatcaatgccatgtttaacttgttttgctcatatcttctaggccgtagctccggactaaatgaactttatatgtaacttgactacaatctcgtgtagatcatctttgtgcatcttaacttgttgtttaacaacttgaacataaggtttattcagatctggaccaatttcgaaatttggatatgaggacttaccgaagttgttatatgttgttcccggcctcatttaaacttgccttgatgtgttgctcttgtttgcatcatctcttgccatgagtagcctcatctaggttggtcatgcatcatgcttgttgtgcatcatgtcatgttcatgtgtggtgtgtttaccatgttgtgtgcttcttcttgttagttcctgtttccgttgcgatcgtgaggatttgttcgtctacgcttggttcgtcttcgtggcttcatcttcttcatggactcgttcttcttccttgcaggatttcaggcaagatgaccgctaccctggatctcactactatcattgctatgctagttgtttcgttctatcgctatgctgcgctacctatcacgtgtttatcaagccatcccatattgccatgaacctctaacctttgacacctttcctatgcaaaccattgtttggctatgttaccgcttttgctcagcccctcttatagcgttgctagttgcaggtgaagttgaagatttctccatggtggacaggattttggttgggatatcacaatatctcttatatttttaatgcatctatatacttggtaaagggtggaagactcgggattttgcctagtgttttgttccactcttgccgccctagtttccgtcataccggtgttatgttcccggattttgcgttccttacgcggtcgggtgatttatgggacccccttgacagtttgctttgaataaaactcctcagcaaggcccaaccttggttttaccatttgcctcaccaccacctacccctttcccttgggtcggccaacccgagggtcatctttattttagcccccccgggccagtgcttgtctaagtgttggtccgaactgagctgcctgcggggccacctcggggcaacttgagggttggttttactcgtagctagtctcatccggtgttgccctgagaacgagatatgtgcagctcctatcgggatttgtcggcgcatcgggcggctttgctggtcttgttttaccattgtcgaaatgtcttgtaaaccgagattccgagtctgatcgggtcttcctgggagaaggtctattccttcgttgatcgcgagagctagtcgtgggctaagttgggacacccctgcagggtataatctttcgaaagccgtgcctgcggttataggcagatgggaatttgttaatgtccggttgtagacaacttgacaccagatccgaattaaaacgcatcaaccgcgtgtgtagccgtgatggtctcttctcggcggagtccgggaagtgaacacggtttctgtgttatgtttgacgtaagtaggagttcaggatcacttcttgatcattactagttgacgaccgttctgcttgctctcttctcgctcttatttgcgtatgttagccaccatatatgcttagtcgctgctgcaacctcaccactttaccccttcctttcctattaagctttgctagtcttgatacccatggtaatgggattgctgagtcctcgtggctcacagattactacaacaacagttgcaggtacaggtttcgcgacgatcatgacgtgagagcgatgcttgattgtgttgagttcttcttctgcttctttgatcaggggataggttccaggtcggcagcctgggctagcagggtggatgtcgtttgagtttctgtttgtgattcatccgtagtcggatgatgctcttttgtattgtgatgttgtattcgtgtggcattgtatgccttatgtatgtatccccatatattatgtaatgttgatgtaatgatatccaccttgcaaaagcgtttcgatatgcgggtctatccttggtggggccttcgagttccttttggatagggtcacatattgggcgtgacaacttgTCGTCATCCGCATAGGAAGAAGAAGACGGTGACCTTGACACCGTTTTAGGCATGATTTTTTAGTGATGATGTTCGGCGGCCTAAGAGATGCTCTTGCTTGCAACTACTcggtcaatgggcacaacaacttGATGGGTTACTACCTTGCGGATGACATCTATCCACCATGGGCCACCTTGGTCAAAACAATTATGTGTCCAAAAGGTAACAAAAACATTCACTTTGCCCATTGTCAAGAAGCTTCtaggaaagatgtggagagagctt is a genomic window containing:
- the LOC123091630 gene encoding ELMO domain-containing protein A isoform X1; its protein translation is MASKAIRRRPTEKERERHMETTMPESVTAPLLGNSAQGNKSEGYEPIPDFWDGKSRECLHWVHIVSTFITQSARKIVNAISEFGSFLARFFGCSRAPQSSQNAQTMLIHLSPLQEERLKFLRQRLNVPFDCSAVKHQDALKELWRLAYPNRELPPLKSDLWKEMGWQNSDPATDFRSGGFMSLENLIYFARNYPDSFHRLLHKADGERAEWEYPFAVAGVNVSYMLGQMLDLQSENRRSSKARVGFAQLLEDDEMAFDNLFCLAFQMLDAQWLARRASYMEFNEVLKSTLGQLEQELTIGGVSSVQNLPSFRMLRR
- the LOC123091630 gene encoding ELMO domain-containing protein A isoform X2, encoding MASKAIRRRPTEKERERHMETTMPESVTAPLLGNSAQGNKSEGYEPIPDFWDGKSRECLHWVHIVSTFITQSARKIVNAISEFGSFLARFFGCSRAPQSSQNAQTMLIHLSPLQEERLKFLRQRLNVPFDCSAVKHQDALKELWRLAYPNRELPPLKSDLWKEMGWQNSDPATDFRSGGFMSLENLIYFARNYPDSFHRLLHKADENRRSSKARVGFAQLLEDDEMAFDNLFCLAFQMLDAQWLARRASYMEFNEVLKSTLGQLEQELTIGGVSSVQNLPSFRMLRR